The genomic window CATTCTTTTTCTTTGTGTCTTGCTACCTTATGTTCTGACAAATATAATTGAAAAATTCAACGAATCAGCAATCATATTATATCAACTAATATAATTCCTATTCCAAATCCATTGTCAAGTACAGAATTAACTACAATTAGACAAATGGTAAGAGCcacccatcatcatcatcatcattttgttTCAGGCATGTATtatgataatttaattttttcgGCTATAAATTCAATTTTTGCTTAATATCTGTATTCTACTCTTTGAAAAATCTAGAATTGAAAACGCATGATAATGGAGTTGGTCCAAATAACAGACGTCATAGTAACATAATTGGTTAGTATTCTATaacaaaattgattaaattaatatacactatttatatatttctgatgcttattatttaacttaaaaaaatttacATATATAACAGAGCACTccttaataaaaaatacaaaaagttaCTAaaatttggtgtccaattttttttAGACTTCGTATATCCTTACATAATTtggacaataataataataataataataataataataataataataataataataataataataataataataataataataataatctataacaatatataatgggaaAACCCatttttggtgtccaatttttctttccatttttatcCTTTTTAGTAACCTACCTCCAGTTACAGCTACTACTTCATTTCCATCCACGTTCACCTCTACTACTTCATTTCTATCCACGTTCACCTCTATATAACTTCTCCACGTTAATTTCTCTCACATCACCCATCAGTTACAGAATTCTACTACTTAATTCCCCACTACTGCATCAGTTACTTCCTCTCACATCAATTACTGCGTCAAttgtattattcccaattttttcTCTTAATCTCTCTCACTTCACTGGTTACTCCATATCTCTCCATAATAGAAAAAATTTCCTTCATTTCTCCTCTGTCTTCTCTGCATTCTTCTCACTTCGCCTAAATATAATGTAAAATCTACTGTAATTTATTTTTCGTCATTAAATAAAAGTATATGGCTGTTTTTATATGTTTCTTTGATTAATTATAGTTGACAACATACCAATAGAAGATTCACGTGGGAGTGGTCGACGAACTTGGCAAGACTATGCCAGACAACGAAGACAAAATATGAGTGAAGAACAGAGGCAGCAATATCTTGCCAGAAGGCGTGCCAGTTACCGATAGAGTATTAGACGAGGAAAACAAATCGATACATCAAGTGGACCAACTAACATGGCAACACCATTACAAGATATCACAAATATACCTCCTCAACAATACTCTATATCAGGTACTCTAAATTATACTTCtcattaataaatttatattgttagtttattatttaatatgaattattttttactATATATCTATGTTACTGGACTCTTAGTACATACCaattatgtataatttatttCTTGAGTGTACCGttaaattatcaaattacattattttcatcttaatactaaattttttttacatatacAGATACTCACAATAACACTGGAGCTGGTTTAAGTAATATACCAAACGATCCAAATATGGGTAGAAatcctatatttatatatatttaattaataataatttattttttcttaaattttgattcaataaattttttattattgaccTAAATAATGTTATTATATTATCTTAAATGTACTTTACATCATNNNNNNNNNNNNNNNNNNNNNNNNNNNNNNNNNNNNNNNNNNNNNNNNNNNNNNNNNNNNNNNNNNNNNNNNNNNNNNNNNNNNNNNNNNNNNNNNNNNNNNNNNNNNNNNNNNNNNNNNNNNNNNNNNNNNNNNNNNNNNNNNNNNNNNNNNNNNNNNNNNNNNNNNNNNNNNNNNNNNNNNNNNNNNNNNNNNNNNNNNNNNNNNNNNNNNNNNNNNNNNNNNNNNNNNNNNNNNNNNNNNNNNNNNNNNNNNNNNNNNNNNNNNNNNNNNNNNNNNNNNNNNNNNNNNNNNNNNNNNNNNNNNNNNNNNNNNNNNNNNNNNNNNNNNNNNNNNNNNNNNNNNNNNNNNNNNNNNNNNNNNNNNNNNNNNNNNNNNNNNNNNNNNNNNNNNNNNNNNNNNNNNNNNNNNNNNNNNNNNNNNNNNNNNNNNNNNNNNNNNNNNNNNNNNNNNNNNNNNNNNNNNNNNNNNNNNNNNNNNNNNNNNNNNNNNNNNNNNNNNNNNNNNNNNNNNNNNNNNNNNNNNNNNNNNNNNNNNNNNNNNNNNNNNNNNNNNNNNNNNNNNNNNNNNNNNNNNNNNNNNNNNNNNNNNNNNNNNNNNNNNNNNNNNNNNNNNNNNNNNNNNNNNNNNNNNNNNNNNNNNNNNNNNNNNNNNNNNNNNNNNNNNNNNNNNNNNNNNNNNNNNNNNNNNNNNNNNNNNNNNNNNNNNNNNNNNNNNNNNNNNNNNNNNNNNNNNNNNNNNNNNNNNAAATCatatatgtttatatttatatttacttaattaataataatttaatttttccttAAATTTTGATTCCATAAATCTTTTATTATTGgcctaaataatattattatagatATTATTATATTGTCTTAATGTACTTTACATAATTATAATctcaattattaaataatttaataattttttaatataatattatatagatataaaatttttataactgtattattataagaaaaatatatatgttcaatgtttaataatatatttattcttaaattttagTAGATAATTCtggtatattttttttaatttttttctacaatttaatttgtcatttaatttgaattatttctACAATATCTCTATGTTAATGTACTCTTAGTACTATTTATCTGTAATTTATCTACCGAATATACTCTTAAATTGTCAACATACATTCTTTTCatgttaataataaattttttaaatattttagatACTCATAATAAAAGCAAAATTGATTCAAGTAATAGACCAAATGGTAATAAATATGGATAGAACTCctgtatatttatttaattaatagtaATTTCTTTTTTCATAAATTTTGATTCAATAAACCTTCCATTATTGAcctatataatattattataagaaTCAATAAAATGTTCTCGCGCCGcatcattataaaaaaaattatattagataCATGTGTTTAATAATATAATTGTAACTTAAATTTTTTCACtgtataacaaaaataattagtatttcgatattttttatacttttctttATCAAAAATAGATATATCAGAAGTATTAATTACTTCACTacataaatttaaattgataaatttactatTTTTAACATAATTATTATGCTACcagtttaatataatttttatattcacgaATTATTTATCtctaaagaaaaattaaacacTGTAAAATATAATCATTTAAAATACATTATTGTCGTTCCAATAATATGATTGCTATTATTCAGATGCTCATAATAATAGTAGTCCAATTAATATCTAATAGAATTTTACGTTTCAtatatttgaattattttattataattcacACAAATATGACAACAtaaaatgattaaataaaatatattttaagaaatgaaataaatagtaaaaattaaaatataactcTAGGTGAAagcatacaaaataaaaattattagaagtaatagaataaataaaatagaaccaATTACAGGAAGAAGGATTTCAAAATCTCTGGAGTGCATGGAAAGATGAGCAAGCAATTGCATCAATCAAATCAATAGACAATaaagtaattttttaaattaatcacGGTCAAAATTACATTCAATATACATACTTCTATTTCTATGTTAGTAATCATAATCATATGTTATCTAATAGGTTCATTCCcttcaaatttattttattggttGGGGAGGAACGGTTAAAACAGACAAGACCCAATTCTGGAAgatgataaaaaagaaaatactGCTCCAACAACATACAAGGTAACACAATCATCGTAATCAGAATGTTATTGATATGCCTATTATCTATCCCCTTCTATGTTCTTCTTTTACTAATAAAAAATGAAGGAAAAAAGTATATGCCTAAAATACTAAAAGGTTACTCTGAGATTGTAACGGAGATTATGTTTTTCATGTTGAATAAagttacaaaaaataattttaaactactgataataaattaaacatttttctttttccagcAACAAACTCATAGGAGCGGAACCAACTGATGTTAGTAAAGAACAACATTGTAGGTACCTATCATTAGATTAAGAAACCGCACAAAATAGAGGTAATATCGGATACTTATAAATTTGAATGCTCTACAGAGGGTTTAATGGCTTCTTTTGTTGTGCATGTGTAGGAAATCCAACCTCAAACAAGAAATTTCAATTTTGcaggttttatattttttattgttaactTTTCGATCAAATATAATGAAATTTGTATTGGCATATGGTATATTTTATTGATTTCTAAATTTTGTAGTTCTTCAAGGCTCAAGAATTTATTGATAAGGAGATGTATGAGGAATTGCTAAAGATTTTTTCTCGGTACAAATTCAGAAATTACTTTAGATTTATCTTAATATATTTACTTATAGTTTGATAtataatcacaaaaaaaaaagacataattatttttcttctttacacTTTTTGTAGGCACAAGAAAGATTCTTCAAATACAGATCCGTACTTTGGCTTACCACTTAAAAAAAAGGTccctaaacaaagaaaaaaagtgACTTTTAAATAtgactcattttttgtaaacaatcgtatttttctatttatttttatgactTTGAGTTAGATAGAAGAANNNNNNNNNNNNNNNNNNNNNNNNNNNNNNNNNNNNNNNNNNNNNNNNNNNNNNNNNNNNNNNNNNNNNNNNNNNNNNNNNNNNNNNNNNNNNNNNNNNNNNNNNNNNNNNNNNNNNNNNNNNNNNNNNNNNNNNNNNNNNNNNNNNNNNNNNNNNNNNNNNNNNNNNNNNNNNNNNNNNNNNNNNNNNNNNNNNNNNNNNNNNNNNNNNNNNNNNNNNNNNNNNNNNNNNNNNNNNNNNNNNNNNNNNNNNNNNNNNNNNNNNNNNNNNNNNNNNNNNAGTAGTGGGAGTAGTGGGGAATTAAGTAGTAGAATTCTGTAACTGATGGGTGATGTGAGAGAAATTAACGTGGAGAAGTTATATTGAGGTGAACGTGGATGGAAATAAAGTAGTAGCTGTAACTGGAGGTAGGTTACTAAAAAGgataaaaatggaaagaaaaattggacaccaaacctccatgttttggcattatatattgttatagatgatATAGATacctaaattaattttattaatttaaatttaattattctatacaaaatttttgaatgcttgatatcttaaattttttcttaaaatgataaaatatgactttaataaatcaaataagaaaataaTTCTTTTAATAAATCTTTAGCAACTCAAAAGTTAACACAATGGATATGTATGAATCAAAGTGATAAACAAAAATGAGAGCTGCGATAATGATACGATGGTAATTGATTGTGGTTGGGGTtaataaaagaagaaaacaaggaagGAGAATGAAACAAGGCAACATAATTATAAGAGAAATGATAAGatgtataataaaattaatatgatgagatgatataatcaaaataaatataaaaatatttttttaactcaatagaaaagcggctgaacaGGCACGGCAGTGCCTGTTGAGCTGCTAGTAATTATAATGCTATGAGATTTGTTGGAATCCGTCCTTTCTTATTCAATTAGTGACCAAGGAGGATAGCATAGGTGTTCTTGATTGTGGTAGCTACATATGTATGAATGTATAGATATGTATGTGATAGATATTAGATGATGTATGCTATGTGATACATATTTTTCCACCTTTTCTTTGaggtattcaaattcaaattttttgaTGATTTCTTAGCTTGCCTATAAAAGGGACTCTTTGGTTGTGTGGTCCAATGCACCTCCTTCTTTCTTTGAAATCCTTTGTTTCtggtttctattttttttagttttctctATTGTGTTTGGTGGTTGAGCCAATGCCTCCTCCATTTGATTCTATCTCTAAGATCCACCCTCCAAGGGAGGCATGGAGACTTAAAGTTAGGGTACTAAGAACTTGGATTGTTCCTTCATTTGAAAATCATGATGTTGCAAATTCAATGAAAATTGTTCTTATTGACGAAGATGTGAGTGGCTATTCATTGTTGGTCTTGGGCTGATTTTATTTAtgactttctttcctcttgaatTGTATTCTTtgtaactattttttttatttattgttattttcttgcgcAGTCTAACAAAATCCAAGCAACTGTTAAGAAGCAGCTCATAAATAGGTTTAAAGAGAATATTATTGAGGGTCAAACATACCGAATGTCATATTTTAGTGTTGTTCCAAACCAAGGCAATCATAGGGTAGCAGAACATGAGTTTAAGTTGGTTTTCCTTAACCGTACAACTGTTATTCCTATCTCTGATGATGCTATCCCCAAGACATGTTTCAGTTTTTGTCCATTTGATGAGCTCTTGAAAATGACTGAAGATTATGTTTACTTAGTTGGTAGGTGATTTTATATCTTCTTTGTCcccttcattttctttttttgtttcagTTTGTTGCCTTTTTTATTGGTTATTTTTTATGTAAGTGTGCACTTTTGAACTGTAATTTTATTGATGTTTGTTTTTTTGGATAGATGTTATTGGTTTGCTAACTTCTGTTGGTGAAGAGAAAGAGTATGTGAAAGATGGCAAAGTGATGAAGATGATCGTTCTTGAGTTATCTTCAAAAGAGTTTTTTTTATGTGCCTTATCTCGATGTTGATTGTGTTTTATATTTGTTACCTATTATTTATGTTAAGCATTGGCCTGTTAGTTTTTAGTGGCGTTTTAGATTGAACTGTTAATGGATCtaagttttaaaaaaatatttttcttcaggtTGACAATACGCTGTGCTTTGTTTGGGGAGTACGTGGATGAAGTGCATCGTTTCTTAGGTTCTGGTTATATGGAGCATTCAGTTGTTGTGATCCAGCTTGCCAAAGTTAAATTCTTTAGGGATAGTGAATATTATAATGTTTAGGCTTCCCAATTTCTTCTGAAATTTCtctattttatatttagtttCCTAATTTTCCTTATTTATCTATTCAGCTGGGTGTTTTGTAGGACAAGTTGGTCTCCAAAATGTTATGCATGCTACTCGCCTATTCTTTAATCCAAATTTGGCTGAAGTTGTTGATTTCAAAAACAGGTTATTGGATAGTATCTTAATAAATGACATGTTTAGTTCATTGATGTTCGTATTTATAGTTTTAACTTGGTTGATATAATTTCAGTTTATTCTCTTTATTTGTGTTTTAAGTTTAGTTGATACTGTTTCTGTTTTTTTTCTGATctttcccttttttatttttaattattctatgatGATTAGTATGGTTGACCAAGGTATCAATGGAACACAACCATTTGCTAATGAGGGCAAGGGTGTTTCATTGGAAGATAATTTTCTGCGGCTTACTAGGAGATGCACTATTGAGGAACTCCATGATAACAATGAGGTTTATTGAGTATTTTTCATGTCTTTAATCAATTTTGACTTAGTTGTTCTTTGGTGAAAATCTTATACAAAATTATGTTTTCTATTTATATCTCaatgtttattttttatgttataatAGGAAGGGTCTTTTGTGGTTTTTGGTATTGTGAGACCTACTGTGGATGAGGGACCTTTGTGGTATTCAGCTTGTGTTTGTGGGAAGTCAATTCAGCCTCAAGGTGGTGCATATTATTGTGGTTTTTGTCAGCACTATGTTACCAATGTGACTCCTAGGTACCTTGTGTTTATTTCTTTATGTGTgatattcttttttttctttctttttctgttgttgtttaattcTCCTTGTTCTATTTTTCTAATTAtagttgttttgttgtttttttgtttttttgtgttaaattttttattgggtaATTCTTCTATGGTCAGATATAGGATCAAAATAGCGGTCGAGCATGATAATGGACATGGTGTATTTGTCTTATTTGATTGTGAGGCTGCTTACTTACTGAAAAAATCATGTGCTGATCTGTTTGGAGAAGTTCAAAAGGATGCAAGTGTATggtttattctcttttttttctatcgTTGAGTTTAATAGTGGATTAGATCTGTTTGTGCCATATATAATTGTTTGTTCAATGTGTTTGAGTGTGTATTTGGTCCTTGATTTTTCTAAGAACCATGTGTTTAAATTATTTCTCAGGTTGTTTGTGGAAATAGTTATCCTGTGATGTTCCAACAATTGTTGGGGAAAAAATTGCTTCTTAAAATAGATACCAAGAGTGTTGGTACAGACAAATATTTTGGAACTTTCCGTGTGATAGAGTTTGTGATGATGCTGCTATTATTTCCATGTTTGAGTTGCCTAACTATGATGTGGATGATGAGCGCACTCCGTTGAAGGTTGCATCTTTAAACTCGTGTATTTGATATGTACCTGTCTCATAATGGTGTTTTACTTTATTTTGTCcttctttattgttttttttcGATTGATTTTCTTTTAGGTTTTTTAATAAATCGTGTTTAGGATGGTTATTTGGGAAAGATCCCTTCAAGTGACCATGAATATATTGTTGGCAAGAAGGATCCGTGTGAGGTGCTGGATGAGGGTATCACTTCTGATGGGAATTGGTCCAATATCAAGACAAACTGCAAGCCTTCGATTGATTTTCTTGGTGAAAAGGGCGCTGAAGTTCCTGGATTGGATGATataacactacaaaaaaattatgttttagcGACAAATTTTTAGTGGCAATAACACAATGGCTACTAATTTCTTAATTTAAGTTATGTTTTTGCGACAATTATATATTTGCCATTATTATTATATGTTATAGTggccattattattattgtcagAAAATTATTAaccttttttacttttaattttaattttttttaaatttttatagtgGCTATTGCCATTATGGCCACTAAACTCTTATTctcactctttttttttatctactataaatcaaattgaaaataCAGAAAGAGATAGAAAAGAAAATTTCACTTTCCCTCTCCATCCTTTGTTTCTCTTCACTTTCTCGCTCCCTCTTTTCTTCATCAATGAAAGATTGATTTCGCTACTGGCCTGGGTTAACCACTACAAAAAAATCTGATTAAAATGGCACTAATATTATGGCAAGTTTATATAACTGCCACAATTGTTGCTAATTTCGGCGGTTTTATCGTCTACCATAATGATCATGT from Arachis ipaensis cultivar K30076 chromosome B09, Araip1.1, whole genome shotgun sequence includes these protein-coding regions:
- the LOC107615712 gene encoding uncharacterized protein LOC107615712, whose product is MSYFSVVPNQGNHRVAEHEFKLVFLNRTTVIPISDDAIPKTCFSFCPFDELLKMTEDYVYLVDVIGLLTSVGEEKELTIRCALFGEYVDEVHRFLGSGYMEHSVVVIQLAKVKFFRGQVGLQNVMHATRLFFNPNLAEVVDFKNSMVDQGINGTQPFANEGKGVSLEDNFLRLTRRCTIEELHDNNEEGSFVVFGIVRPTVDEGPLWYSACVCGKSIQPQGGAYYCGFCQHYVTNVTPRYRIKIAVEHDNGHGVFVLFDCEAAYLLKKSCADLFGEVQKDASVVCGNSYPVMFQQLLGKKLLLKIDTKSVGTDKYFGTFRVIEFVMMLLLFPCLSCLTMMWMMSALR